A window from Balearica regulorum gibbericeps isolate bBalReg1 chromosome 1, bBalReg1.pri, whole genome shotgun sequence encodes these proteins:
- the RP2 gene encoding protein XRP2 isoform X1, with protein MGCFFSRRRKPAQGGQQQQQQQQQAAAAATAGAGQDAAAGEEKAPPQYSWDQRAKIDPKDYTFSGLKDETVGRLPGKVAGQQFVIQDCENCSIYIFDHSAMITIDDCVNCQIFLGPIKGSVFFRGCKDCKCIVACQQFRTRDCRKLEVFLCCATQPIIESSTGMKFGCFQYYYPELALQFKDAGLSIFNNTWSNIHDFTPVSGENNWGLLPENAVVQDYVPLPSSEELKAVRISTDAMRSIIPITRGQRQKSSDESCLAVFFAGDYTTANARKLIDEMTGKGFQLVQTKEVSMKAEDGHRVFQQCAAEFIPLLEKGPVVALEFNGDGAVEGCRSTVNDVFSGTKVFVSESKASASQDVDNFYNFADMQMGM; from the exons atGGGCTGCTTCTTCTCCCGCCGCAGGAAGCCGGCGCAgggtggccagcagcagcagcagcagcagcagcaggcggcggcagcagcgacCGCCGGAGCCGGCCAAGACGCGGCGGCCGGCGAGGAGAAGGCGCCGCCGCAGTACAGCTGGGACCAGCGAGCCAAG atTGACCCCAAAGATTACACCTTTTCTGGACTTAAAGATGAAACTGTTGGTCGACTGCCTGGAAAAGTAGCAGGGCAACAATTTGTCATTCAGGACTGTGAGAACTGTAGTATCTACATATTTGACCATTCTGCTATGATCACTATTGATGACTGTGTAAACTGCCAAATCTTTTTAGGACCGATAAAAGGCAGTGTGTTCTTCCGTGGCTGCAAAGATTGTAAATGCATAGTGGCCTGCCAACAGTTTCGTACTCGGGACTGCAGAAAGCTGGAGGTATTCTTGTGCTGTGCCACCCAGCCCATTATCGAGTCCTCCACAGGTATGAAATTTGGATGTTTCCAGTACTATTATCCTGAGCTTGCCTTACAATTTAAAGATGCTGGACTGAGTATCTTCAATAACACATGGAGCAACATCCATGACTTTACCCCTGTGTCAGGAGAAAATAACTGGGGCCTTTTGCCTGAGAATGCTGTAGTCCAAGATTATGttcctctgcccagctctgagGAGCTGAAAGCTGTCAGAATTTCTACAGATGCTATGAGAAGCATAATACCAATAACTCGAgggcagagacagaaaagcagtgaCGAATCGTGTTTGGCTGTGTTTTTTGCTGGTGACTACACAACTGCAAATGCCAGGAAGTTAATTGATGAG ATGACTGGCAAAGGCTTTCAGCTGGTACAGACTAAAGAAGTCTCAATGAAGGCAGAGGATGGTCACAGAGTTTTCCAGCAGTGTGCAGCAGAATTCATTCCACTGCTTGAAAAAG GTCCAGTGGTTGCTTTGGAGTTCAACGGAGATGGTGCAGTGGAAGGATGTCGAAGCACTGTAAACGATGTTTTTAGTGGGACCAAG GTCTTTGTATCAGAGAGCAAGGCATCAGCGTCTCAAGATGTAGACAATTTCTACAACTTTGCTGACATGCAGATGGGAATGTGA
- the RP2 gene encoding protein XRP2 isoform X2, with protein MGCFFSRRRKPAQGGQQQQQQQQQAAAAATAGAGQDAAAGEEKAPPQYSWDQRAKIDPKDYTFSGLKDETVGRLPGKVAGQQFVIQDCENCSIYIFDHSAMITIDDCVNCQIFLGPIKGSVFFRGCKDCKCIVACQQFRTRDCRKLEVFLCCATQPIIESSTGMKFGCFQYYYPELALQFKDAGLSIFNNTWSNIHDFTPVSGENNWGLLPENAVVQDYVPLPSSEELKAVRISTDAMRSIIPITRGQRQKSSDESCLAVFFAGDYTTANARKLIDELTSCDWHICPLIVPVYFSITTCQSYVLKKMRS; from the exons atGGGCTGCTTCTTCTCCCGCCGCAGGAAGCCGGCGCAgggtggccagcagcagcagcagcagcagcagcaggcggcggcagcagcgacCGCCGGAGCCGGCCAAGACGCGGCGGCCGGCGAGGAGAAGGCGCCGCCGCAGTACAGCTGGGACCAGCGAGCCAAG atTGACCCCAAAGATTACACCTTTTCTGGACTTAAAGATGAAACTGTTGGTCGACTGCCTGGAAAAGTAGCAGGGCAACAATTTGTCATTCAGGACTGTGAGAACTGTAGTATCTACATATTTGACCATTCTGCTATGATCACTATTGATGACTGTGTAAACTGCCAAATCTTTTTAGGACCGATAAAAGGCAGTGTGTTCTTCCGTGGCTGCAAAGATTGTAAATGCATAGTGGCCTGCCAACAGTTTCGTACTCGGGACTGCAGAAAGCTGGAGGTATTCTTGTGCTGTGCCACCCAGCCCATTATCGAGTCCTCCACAGGTATGAAATTTGGATGTTTCCAGTACTATTATCCTGAGCTTGCCTTACAATTTAAAGATGCTGGACTGAGTATCTTCAATAACACATGGAGCAACATCCATGACTTTACCCCTGTGTCAGGAGAAAATAACTGGGGCCTTTTGCCTGAGAATGCTGTAGTCCAAGATTATGttcctctgcccagctctgagGAGCTGAAAGCTGTCAGAATTTCTACAGATGCTATGAGAAGCATAATACCAATAACTCGAgggcagagacagaaaagcagtgaCGAATCGTGTTTGGCTGTGTTTTTTGCTGGTGACTACACAACTGCAAATGCCAGGAAGTTAATTGATGAG CTGACATCCTGTGACTGGCACATCTGTCCTCTAATAGTTCCAGTGTATTTTTCCATCACGACATGCCAAAGCTACGTTCTGAAGAAAATGCGTAGTTGA